A segment of the Streptomyces sp. NBC_00376 genome:
GGGGCGGCGGGTGGGGCGTCAGTAAGCGCGTGCCACCAGGGCGACAGTACCGGGCTCGTCGTCCGCGCCGGGCACCGACCCGTCCCCGGCGACCAGACACCGTACGGACACCCCGTGCTCCGCGAGCCGGGCCTCCCCCGCCGGGCCGAGCGCCGACCAGGCGATGCGGGCCCAGCCGCCCGCGACCGCCGCCTCCACGGCCTCCGCCGCGGTCGTGACGTCGCTGGTGGCCGACTCGCGCCGGCTCCGGGACTCCCGCAGCAGCGCCGTCTGGTCCTCCTCCAGGACCGCCGGGAGCAGTGCGGGCAGGGCATCGACGGCGACCGGCTCCTTCCCGCCGGGGACGCGCCGGACCAGGGTCGCGGTGCCGTCCGCCAGATCGCGCGGGCCGATCTCGATCCGTACCGGCACCCCCTTCAGCTCCCAGTCGACCGCGCGGCGGCCGAACGGGGTGTCGGTGCGGTCGTCGGTCTCGGTCCTGATCCCGGCCGCGCGCAGCCGCTGTGCGACGGAGCGGACCGCGCCCAGCACGGCCTCGTCCTCCTTGACCGCGAGCACGACCGCCTGGACGGGCGCGAGCCGCGGCGGCACCCGGAGCCCGTGGTCGTCGCCGTGCGCCATGATCAGGCCGCCGACCATCCGGGTCGAGGAGCCCCACGAGGTCTGCCGGACGAGCTCCTGCCGGCCCTCCTTCGACAGATAGCGGGTGTGGAAGGCCTTGGCGAAATTGGTGCCGAGCTCGTGGCTCGTACCCATCTGAAGGGCCTTGCCGTCCCGCATCATCGCTTCGAGGGTGAGCGTGTTGACGGCCCCGGCGAACCGCTCGGCCGGGGTCTTGCGGCCGAGGACCACATCGATGGCCAGCACATTGACCATGAAGTCCGCGTACACCTCGCGGTGGATGTAGGCGGCGAAGTCCCGGGCCTCCTCGTCGGTGGCATGGGCGGTGTGGCCCTCCTGCCAGAGGAATTCCGTCGTACGGAGGAAGACCCGCGGGCGCATCTCCCAGCGCACCACGTTGGCCCACTGATTGATCAGCAGCGGCAGATCGCGGTAGCTCTGCACCCACTTCGAGAAGTACTCGTTGATGATCGTCTCGGAGGTCGGCCGCACCACCACGGGCTCTTCGAGCACTTTCCCGCCGCCTCGGGTGACCACCGCGAGCTCCGGCGCGAAGCCCTCGACGTGCTCGGCCTCGCGTGTCAGGTAAGACTGGGGGATGAAGAGCGGGAAGTAGGCATTGCGGGCGCCCGCCTGTTTGATGCGGGCATCCATCTCCTGCTGCATCCGCTCCCACAGGCTGTATCCGTACGGCCGGATGACCATGGTGCCGCGCACCGGGCCGTTGTCCGCGAGTTCGGCCTTGTTGATCAGATCCTGGTACCAGCGGGGAAAGTCCTCGGCCTGGGGCGTGAGAACGGGTGCCTTTGCCATGGCGCGCATCGTACGGCGACACGGCCCACCGCACGGGGCGACGGGCCCCGGGGCCACGGGCCTTATCCACGGACGCGTCACCGTTCCACGCAGCCATTGCCATCGGCCCCCTGGACGCGGACGCGGATACGCAGTTCTCTGACATACGGGAGAAGCGGGGGGCGCACAGAAGCGGGGGGCGCACATACGGGGGCATCCACTCGGGCACTACCGATCGGACACGGCCGACCTCTCGGCGGATTGGGGCGCTTTCATGACACGCACGCTCGTCCGGCACCACAGCCACGCGAAAACGTCCACCCCGGTGGACCCCGGCAACCGTGCCCGGGACTGGGCCGAGATCCAGGAGCGAATGCTGGCACCGCTGTACGAAGCGGTGTACGAGCGGCTCGAAGTGGGATCCGGTACCCGGCTGCTCTCCCTGGGCTGCGGCTCCGGTCTCGCGCTGCTGATCGCGGCCGCCCGGGGCGCGCGCGTCACCGGCGTGGACACCGACCTCGAACGTCTGGCGCTCGCCCGGACCCGGCTGCTGCCCGATCCGGGAAGCGACGCCGGTCCCGGGGCCGGCCGGCCCCGGCTCCTGGAGGGCGATCCCTCCGGGGCCCGGCCCCACGACGGGATGCCGTACGACCTGATCACCGCGTTCACGCCGATCGGCTGCTCGTCCGACGACGGCGAGGGGCTGGTG
Coding sequences within it:
- a CDS encoding class I SAM-dependent methyltransferase produces the protein MTRTLVRHHSHAKTSTPVDPGNRARDWAEIQERMLAPLYEAVYERLEVGSGTRLLSLGCGSGLALLIAAARGARVTGVDTDLERLALARTRLLPDPGSDAGPGAGRPRLLEGDPSGARPHDGMPYDLITAFTPIGCSSDDGEGLVAALRSSVPLAARGSTVVLTGWGPPERCATAPVLRVAGRLSDRDRASREGGWRPSGRDDLEELAFRAGLNPNGSGRVACPFGYADLDSAVRGLLSTRLFDAAVRATDRAQVEKEVAQALHPHRRRDGTVWMPNVFRYLVCTT
- the proS gene encoding proline--tRNA ligase; its protein translation is MAKAPVLTPQAEDFPRWYQDLINKAELADNGPVRGTMVIRPYGYSLWERMQQEMDARIKQAGARNAYFPLFIPQSYLTREAEHVEGFAPELAVVTRGGGKVLEEPVVVRPTSETIINEYFSKWVQSYRDLPLLINQWANVVRWEMRPRVFLRTTEFLWQEGHTAHATDEEARDFAAYIHREVYADFMVNVLAIDVVLGRKTPAERFAGAVNTLTLEAMMRDGKALQMGTSHELGTNFAKAFHTRYLSKEGRQELVRQTSWGSSTRMVGGLIMAHGDDHGLRVPPRLAPVQAVVLAVKEDEAVLGAVRSVAQRLRAAGIRTETDDRTDTPFGRRAVDWELKGVPVRIEIGPRDLADGTATLVRRVPGGKEPVAVDALPALLPAVLEEDQTALLRESRSRRESATSDVTTAAEAVEAAVAGGWARIAWSALGPAGEARLAEHGVSVRCLVAGDGSVPGADDEPGTVALVARAY